The following proteins are co-located in the Streptomyces sp. NBC_00435 genome:
- a CDS encoding Pr6Pr family membrane protein, with translation MMEMKWSRVWFAMTAACVVIGVVIQVVLSWQNHMPVVAGTGELFQRFGGSPLGRALNVFSFFTVQSDLIVGATSLLLALNPNRSSTVFRVFRLAGLVGITVTGIVFHVALGGLLELDTWAMAADRLLHFVVPIMAVVGWVAFGPRGLTSSRVVKLTVLFPLAYMLFTVIRGPLASDWYPYPFANVHALGYLRVLINGLWIGLLFVAVAASAAWLDKRLPTKQTAPPSTTDLTL, from the coding sequence ATGATGGAAATGAAATGGTCGCGGGTCTGGTTCGCTATGACCGCGGCATGCGTCGTCATCGGTGTGGTCATACAGGTGGTTTTGTCCTGGCAGAACCACATGCCGGTGGTTGCCGGGACCGGAGAGCTCTTCCAGAGGTTCGGCGGGAGTCCCCTTGGCCGCGCGCTGAATGTCTTCTCGTTTTTCACCGTCCAGTCGGACCTGATCGTCGGGGCCACAAGCCTGCTGCTGGCCCTCAACCCCAACCGGAGTTCGACCGTGTTCCGGGTGTTCAGGCTGGCCGGTCTGGTCGGGATCACGGTCACCGGGATCGTCTTCCACGTCGCTCTCGGCGGCCTGCTCGAGTTGGACACGTGGGCGATGGCCGCCGACCGGCTGCTGCATTTCGTGGTGCCGATCATGGCGGTCGTGGGGTGGGTGGCGTTCGGCCCGCGCGGCCTGACCTCGTCGCGGGTCGTGAAGCTGACCGTGCTCTTCCCGCTCGCCTACATGCTCTTCACCGTCATCCGGGGCCCGCTCGCCTCCGACTGGTACCCGTACCCGTTCGCCAACGTGCATGCCCTGGGATACCTGCGGGTCCTCATCAACGGCCTGTGGATCGGGCTCCTGTTCGTCGCCGTGGCGGCCTCGGCGGCCTGGCTCGACAAACGCCTGCCCACCAAGCAGACCGCTCCGCCCTCGACCACGGACCTCACGCTCTAA
- a CDS encoding terpene synthase family protein gives MTTYSTLPTPYDPPRPVLPFPSLRSPHAEEFEDGALRWAVQRGLVRGGQAEAYWRQVGLGEVSARAYPYAQASTGLLLTCWIGWTACVERYFDEPAAPPPGELLTLVESLADTGEVPRVRHPLAAALAGLWQDTIPLMPAHWSRHLAVNLADYVHACAAESQDHDSVLEQVGVEEFFKQRRLTVGSYLYCDLVELSVGFAVPDRLYRSPAFRRMRQVWNDLTSLVNDLASVPKELAAGDLLHNLVLLTHHRDAIPLAQAAQQVAAHIEDLAKTFTALEEQLETEAGQQVLPAEVREGVRRCVQAMEAFIAGEQRWHELSSRYTQTAEPPATHASKGL, from the coding sequence GTGACGACGTACAGCACGCTTCCCACCCCTTACGATCCCCCGCGCCCGGTCCTGCCCTTTCCCTCACTGCGCAGCCCGCATGCCGAGGAGTTCGAGGACGGCGCATTGCGGTGGGCGGTCCAGCGGGGGCTGGTGAGAGGCGGGCAGGCGGAGGCGTATTGGCGGCAGGTGGGACTAGGCGAGGTCAGTGCCCGCGCCTACCCGTACGCGCAAGCCTCCACCGGACTGCTCCTGACGTGCTGGATCGGCTGGACCGCCTGCGTGGAGCGGTACTTCGACGAACCGGCCGCGCCCCCACCGGGCGAGCTGCTCACCCTGGTGGAGAGCCTGGCGGATACAGGCGAGGTACCGCGGGTGCGACACCCTCTTGCAGCTGCCCTGGCCGGTCTGTGGCAGGACACCATCCCCCTGATGCCGGCGCACTGGAGCCGGCACCTCGCGGTCAACCTCGCCGACTACGTCCACGCCTGCGCCGCCGAATCCCAGGACCACGACAGCGTCCTGGAGCAGGTGGGGGTCGAGGAGTTCTTCAAGCAGCGCCGGCTCACCGTCGGCAGCTACCTCTACTGCGACCTGGTCGAGCTGTCGGTGGGGTTCGCCGTCCCGGACCGCCTGTACCGAAGCCCGGCCTTTCGCCGGATGCGGCAGGTGTGGAACGACCTGACCTCACTCGTCAACGACCTGGCGTCCGTTCCCAAGGAACTGGCGGCCGGGGACCTGCTGCACAACCTGGTCCTCCTCACCCACCACCGGGACGCGATCCCCCTCGCCCAGGCCGCACAGCAGGTCGCCGCGCACATCGAGGACCTCGCCAAGACCTTCACCGCCCTCGAGGAGCAGCTCGAGACGGAAGCCGGCCAGCAGGTGCTGCCAGCGGAGGTCCGGGAGGGCGTGAGGCGATGCGTGCAGGCCATGGAGGCGTTCATCGCCGGCGAGCAGCGCTGGCACGAACTCAGCTCCCGGTACACGCAGACCGCAGAACCTCCCGCCACTCACGCCTCGAAGGGACTGTGA
- a CDS encoding Rieske 2Fe-2S domain-containing protein, with the protein MFGRKRQRWYTKPDLRPTPGDEAFPAALPDPTGWFCLGFSDEVKAGKIVTRRLVDRDIVLYRTRKGLLRAVEAYCPHLGAHLGVGGSVEGENLVCPFHRFSYGPDGSCVQTSYGKRPPKARLGQLEVREINGGIIFAWYDRDGRPPSWELPEVELSGYSPLVHITVEMPTHPQEIGENTVDEGHFPVMHKSPILAIEPYTFTGHVLGLNFTMRVPLPHIPRAGITVSYDGELHGLGYTAGSMKLTAGPVLRGWIMPTIVGPWRIQLRFAACLRLPAPRWLPDRLGQALAYAAARALCDIGLRTTATGFVLNDDSPIWHTKRYQPAPRLADGDGPIMAYRRWAQQFYPDQHEPADEQKDTHDASLPRDRQAPLLLPDTSHAPSAG; encoded by the coding sequence ATGTTCGGTCGCAAGCGGCAGCGCTGGTACACGAAACCCGACCTGCGTCCCACGCCTGGCGATGAAGCGTTCCCGGCGGCGCTGCCCGATCCGACAGGCTGGTTCTGCCTCGGCTTCTCCGACGAGGTCAAGGCCGGCAAGATCGTCACCCGCAGGCTCGTCGACCGCGACATCGTGCTTTATCGCACGCGGAAGGGGTTGTTGCGGGCGGTCGAGGCGTACTGCCCTCACCTGGGCGCCCATCTGGGAGTCGGCGGCAGCGTGGAGGGGGAGAACCTCGTCTGCCCCTTCCACCGGTTCTCCTACGGACCCGACGGATCTTGCGTGCAAACCTCGTACGGCAAGCGGCCGCCGAAGGCGCGTCTGGGGCAGCTGGAGGTCCGGGAGATCAACGGCGGCATCATCTTCGCCTGGTACGACCGGGACGGCCGGCCGCCTTCGTGGGAGCTCCCCGAGGTCGAGCTGTCCGGGTATTCGCCGTTGGTGCACATCACCGTGGAGATGCCCACCCACCCGCAGGAGATCGGCGAGAACACGGTCGACGAGGGGCACTTCCCCGTCATGCACAAGTCGCCGATCCTGGCGATCGAGCCGTACACGTTCACCGGGCACGTCCTCGGACTCAACTTCACGATGCGCGTCCCGCTCCCCCACATTCCCCGCGCCGGCATCACCGTCAGCTATGACGGAGAGCTCCACGGTCTCGGTTACACGGCCGGATCCATGAAGTTGACGGCCGGGCCCGTCCTGCGGGGGTGGATCATGCCCACCATTGTGGGGCCCTGGCGGATCCAGCTGCGGTTCGCGGCCTGCCTGCGCCTGCCCGCCCCGCGCTGGCTGCCCGACCGCCTCGGTCAGGCCCTGGCCTACGCCGCCGCGCGGGCCCTGTGCGACATCGGGCTGCGCACCACCGCCACGGGCTTCGTCCTCAACGACGACAGCCCCATCTGGCACACCAAGCGCTACCAGCCGGCCCCGCGCCTAGCCGACGGAGACGGTCCGATCATGGCTTACCGCCGCTGGGCACAGCAGTTCTACCCCGACCAGCACGAGCCGGCCGACGAGCAGAAGGACACCCATGACGCCTCTCTCCCCCGCGATCGACAAGCTCCCCTTCTACTGCCCGATACCAGCCACGCCCCATCCGCCGGCTGA
- a CDS encoding M20/M25/M40 family metallo-hydrolase: MSTSPHPMALPFSWADQERHLVSHLSALIRLDTSNPPGNEVAVARHLSRELARSGITHEVLESEPGRANLVARLPGSGQEPPLMLLGHADVVGAQPGGWSRPPFSGEVADGRVRGRGALDMKGQIAASLLIMQLLAAHRIRLNRDVLLVVTADEEAGSRLGAYWLWEKHRSLVEAEFAFNEGGGQRFMTPGGPVYTVQVAEKGSARMRVTAHGQGGHASVPRSESAVFTLAEALLRLRAFAPESALHPASRRMLYTLADLHPGPGAEAIVQLLKDPTWDRANSLPIDPVLREFVVAGLHNTATPTLLSAGQRQNVVPVQASVVLDGRLLPGELPERWAAEVQRAVGDRVEVELLHGRVSHAGHDSPELLRVLGDTVAAHEPDARVLPYINPAATDARAFPDTKVVGFFPSASDADIMRLIHAPDEHARITDLMFGGKCLLDAVLRLST, translated from the coding sequence ATGTCCACGTCACCCCATCCGATGGCACTGCCCTTCTCCTGGGCCGACCAGGAACGACACCTCGTCAGTCACCTTTCGGCGCTGATCCGCCTGGACACGTCGAACCCTCCGGGCAATGAAGTCGCCGTCGCACGCCACCTCTCCCGCGAGCTGGCCCGCTCCGGTATCACGCACGAGGTTCTGGAGTCCGAGCCCGGACGCGCCAACCTCGTCGCCCGGCTGCCCGGCTCGGGCCAGGAGCCGCCTCTCATGCTGCTGGGTCACGCCGACGTGGTCGGCGCCCAGCCCGGAGGCTGGAGCCGTCCGCCCTTCTCGGGCGAGGTGGCCGACGGCCGCGTCCGGGGCCGTGGAGCCCTCGACATGAAGGGCCAGATCGCCGCGAGCCTGCTGATCATGCAACTCCTCGCCGCGCACCGAATCCGGCTGAACCGGGATGTGCTGCTGGTGGTCACCGCCGACGAGGAAGCCGGCAGCCGGCTGGGCGCCTACTGGCTGTGGGAGAAGCACCGCAGCCTCGTCGAGGCCGAGTTCGCGTTCAACGAAGGCGGCGGCCAGCGCTTCATGACTCCCGGCGGTCCCGTCTACACCGTTCAGGTGGCCGAGAAGGGCAGCGCCCGGATGCGGGTCACCGCTCATGGGCAGGGCGGCCATGCCTCCGTCCCGCGCTCCGAGTCGGCGGTCTTCACATTGGCCGAGGCACTGCTGAGGCTACGTGCGTTCGCCCCGGAATCGGCGCTTCATCCGGCCTCGCGGCGCATGCTCTACACCCTGGCGGACCTGCACCCGGGACCGGGCGCGGAGGCGATCGTGCAGCTGCTGAAGGACCCCACCTGGGACCGGGCGAACAGTCTGCCCATCGACCCCGTCCTGCGGGAGTTCGTCGTCGCCGGACTGCACAACACCGCCACACCCACCCTGCTGTCCGCGGGGCAGCGGCAGAACGTGGTGCCCGTCCAGGCAAGCGTGGTGCTGGACGGGCGGCTGCTGCCGGGTGAGCTGCCCGAGCGGTGGGCGGCCGAGGTCCAGCGGGCCGTCGGAGACCGTGTCGAGGTGGAACTGCTGCACGGCAGGGTGAGCCACGCCGGCCACGACTCCCCCGAGCTCCTGCGCGTTCTGGGCGACACCGTCGCCGCCCACGAACCGGACGCGCGCGTGCTGCCGTACATCAATCCGGCCGCCACGGACGCCCGTGCCTTCCCCGACACGAAGGTCGTCGGATTCTTTCCCTCCGCGAGCGACGCGGACATCATGCGACTCATCCACGCACCTGATGAGCATGCCCGGATCACCGACCTGATGTTCGGCGGGAAATGCCTGCTCGACGCGGTCCTCAGACTCTCCACATGA